AGCAGGATGCCGGAAGCCAGCGCGCCCAGGACGAAATACTTCATCGCCGCCTCGGAGGCACGACCGTCGTCGCGCTTGAAGGCCGTCATGGCATACATGGACAGGGACATCAGCTCCAGACCCAGATAGATCAGCAGCAGATGGTTGGCCGAGATCATGATCATCATGCCGAGCAGACCGAACAGCGCGAGCATGTAGTACTCGCCCTTGTCCATGCCCCGGTCGCGCAGGTAACCCCGGGACATCACGAGAACGGCAGCCACGGCCACGTAGGCGGCGAGCTTCATCAGATCCGACATCGGATCGTTGACCGCCATGCCGCCGAAGCTGAAGCGCACGTCGGGCGACATGTTGATCAGGGTGATGAAGAAGAGCGCGACGAGCGTCAGCAGCGACAGCGTGAAGCTGACCGAACTGCCCCGACGGGGCAGGAACGGGTCGATCAGCAGGATCAGGCACGCCATCCCCGCCAGGACGATCTCTGGCAGTACCGGCATCAGATTGAGGTCAGTCACATTCATGTCAGTCATCACAGCTTGGAGGTCAGCGCTTGGTGCGCAAGATGTTCAATGGTGGCGTGCATGATATCCAGAACCGGATTCGGCCAAATCCCAAGCACAATGATGAGGAAGGCCAGGATGCCCAGGATCCAGCCTTCGCGCATGTTCAGATCGCTCAGTCCCGCGACGGCGTCGCTGCGCACGTCACCGAAGATCACCCGCTTCACCATCCACAGGGTATAGGACGCACCGATGATCAGGGTCAGCGCCGCCAGGAAGGCGATCCAGAAGTTGGCCTTGAACGAGGCGAGAATCACCATGAATTCACCGACGAAGCCTGAGGTGCCCGGCAAGCCGACGTTTGCCATCGCAAACACGACGACCAGCGCGCCAAACCAGGGCATGGTATTGACCACACCGCCGTAGGTAGAAATCTCGCGTGAGTGCAGCCGGTCGTACAGCACGCCGATCGACAGGAACATCGCCGCCGAGATCAGGCCGTGAGAAATCATCTGGATCATGGCCCCTTCCAGCGCCAGGTTGACGCCCGTTCCCGCGGTATTGGCCGGGTTCGTGGCGATCATGAAGATGATGAACAGACCCAGGGTGACGAAGCCCATGTGCGAGATCGACGAGTAGGCGACCAGTTTCTTCATGTCGCTCTGGACCAGTGCCACGAAACCGATGTAGACGATGGCCACGAGGGAGATCGCGATGATGAACCAGTCGAGAAAATGTGCGGCATCCGGGGTGATCGGCAGCGAGAACCGCAGGAAGCCGTAACCGCCGATCTTCAGCATGATCGCCGCCAGGATCACGGAACCGCCGGTTGGCGCCTCGACGTGTGCGTCGGGCAGCCAGGTATGCACCGGCCACATCGGGATTTTCACGGCAAAGGCGATCAGGAAAGCCAGGAAGATCAGGATCTGCTCGGTCATGGTTAACGGCAGTTGCTGCAGGTCCAGAATGGCGAAGCTGCCGCCCTTGAAGTACATGTAGATCAGTGCGATCAGCATGAACACCGAGCCGAGGAAGGTGTACAGGAAGAACTTGATGGTCGCATAGACGCGCTTCGGACCGCCCCAGACACCGATGATGATGAACATCGGAATCAGCATGCCTTCGAAGAAGAAGTAGAAGACGATGGCGTCAAGTGCCGCGAACGTGCCGTTCATCATCCCTTCCATGATCAGGAAGGCGGCCAGGTATTGGTGGGCTTTTTCCTGGATCACTTCCCAGGCCGCTACGATTACGAGCACCGTCGTGAACGTCGTCAGCACGATCAGGGGCAGGGAAATGCCGTCAACACCGAGGTGGTAGTTGATGCCGAACTGCGGAATCCAGGGCGCCTGCTCCACGAACTGCATGGCATACGTATCGGTATGGAAGCCGGGGATCAGCAGTGCGCTGATCAGGAAAACCAGCAAGGTGCTTGCGAAGGCGAACCAGCGCGCGAATTGGGTATTTCTGGCCCCGAAGAGCATCACGATCAGACCCGCCGCGATCGGGAACCAGACGATCAGGCTCAGGATCGGCCAGGAGGATAGCCAGGAAGATAACCAGGAAGATAACCAGGAAGAAAACATGAAACCGGTGTCCATCTCGAGTTAGGTCAGCGAAGAAACACGATCCAGGTCAGTAACCCGATCAGGCCCAAAATCATCACAAAGGCATAGTGATACAGATAACCGGTCTGGATCCGGCGCCACTGTCCTGCCGTGAATCCCACGAGGGCGGCTGTACCGTTAACCAGCCAGCCATCGATCACGCGGACGTCACCGACACGCCACAAACCGCGGCCCAACAGGCGGGATCCGCCGGCAAACACGGCGTTGTTGAAATCGTCAAACCCGTAGGCACCGTCCAGAATCCGCTTCGGCAGGGCGAATATCCGGGCGAACAGGGCCGGCAGCGTGTCCGGCATGCCCAGGTACATCAGGGCGGACAAACCGACACCGGCCATGGCCAGCCAGAACACGGGGGTGGCCAAGCCATGCAGCATCATGGATACCGCACCATGGTAGTGGGCATGCAACTCCGCCAGCACGTCATGAGCGGGCTGAACGCTGATCGACGACCCGAAGAAACCGGCATACAGCAAGGGATCGATGGCAAAGAAGCCGACCAGAAGGGCGGGCACTGCCAGCAGAACCAACGGAACGGTTACGACCTTCGGCGATTCCTGAAGATGGCTGCGGGTATGGGCATCCATCCGTCCTTCGCCGAAGAACACCAGGAAGAACATCCGGAAGGTGTAGAACGCCGTCACGAACACCCCGATCAAAACCGCCCAGTAGGCGAAATTCGCGCCCGGCAGCGTGGAAGCATGCACCGCCTCGATGATGGTGTCCTTGGAGAAGAAGCCCGACGTACCCGGGAAACCGATCAGGGCGAGCGAACCGATGAGGAACGTCGCGAAGGTCACCGGCATGTACTTCCACAGCCCGCCCATCTTGCGAATATCCTGTTCGTGGTGCATCGCGATGATGACCGAGCCAGCCGCAAGGAACAGCAGGGCTTTGAAGAATGCATGCGTCATCAGGTGGAAGATGGCCGCGGAATAGGCGGATGCCCCCAGCGCCACGGTCATGTATCCGAGCTGGGACAGCGTCGAATAGGCAATCACGCGCTTGATGTCGTTCTGCACGATGCCAAGCAACCCCATGAACAACGCGGTAATGGCCCCGATCACCATGATGAAGGACAGCGCCGCTTCCGACATTTCAAACAGGGGCGAGAACCGGGCGACCATGAAGATACCCGCCGTCACCATGGTTGCCGCGTGAATCAAGGCGGAAATCGGCGTCGGGCCTTCCATGGAATCGGGCAGCCACACATGCAGCGGCACCTGAGCCGACTTGCCCATCGCACCGATGAACAGCAGCAGCGCGATCACGGTGGGCAGCGACCACTCCATCCCCGGCCAGTACTGAACCGTCACGCCCGTCAGGGTCGGCAGTCGGTCGAAGAACGTCCCGTAATCCACGGTATTGGTATACATCAGGATGGCGGCAATACCGAGCAGGAAGCCGAAATCCCCGACCCGGTTGACGATGAACGCCTTGAGGTTGGCGAAAATCGCCGTTTCCTTCTTGAACCAGAAGCCGATCAGCAGATAGGACACAAGACCCACGGCCTCCCAACCGAAGAACAGCTGCATGAAGTTGTTGGCCATCACCAGCATCAGCATGGAGAAGGTGAACAGGGAGATGTAGCTGAAGAATCGCTGATAGCCCGGATCGTCCTGCATGTAGCCGATGGTATAGATGTGCACCATCAGGCTGACGCCCGTCACCACCACCATCATGAGCACGGTGAGATGATCGATCAGGAAGCCGACGTCGAAATGGAAGCTATCGGTCGCCGCCCAGGTGTAAACGGCCTCGTCGAAGGTGGGCAGGCCGCCCCAGACGTGGGCATAGAAGCTGTACAGCGACAACGCGAAGGCGACGGCAACGCCGAGGATGGTGATGCGGTGGGCGCCGGTGCGACCGAGCTGCCGGCCAAATAGACCCGCGAGGATGGCGCCGAACAAGGGGGCGAGGACTACCCCCAGATAGACTAGCTTCATGAATTGATTACCCCTTCATCGCCGTGAGGTCTTCGACATTGATCGTTCGACGATTACGGAACAGGGTTACCAGAATCGCGAGGCCGATCGCCGCTTCGGCGGCAGCCACCGTCAGTACGAAAAACACGAATACCTGTCCATTGATGTCGCCCAGGTAATGCGCGAACGCGATGAAGTTCACGTTCACAGCCAGCAACATCAGTTCAATGGCCATCAGGAGCACCAGAACGTTCTTGCGGTTCAGGAAAATGCCGGCCACGCTGATCGAGAACAGAATGGCGCCGAAGATAAGGAATTGAGACAGGCTGATCATGCGGATTTACTCGGGTTGTCTGCAGACTCGGCTTGACTTGCCTGGGCGGCTGTCGATGGGGCCATTTTCACCATGCGAACACGATCGTCGCGACGCACGCGCACCTGCGCATCAATGTTCTGGTAGAGCACACCCTCACGCTTGCGATGCGCGAGGGAGATCGCGGCGACGATGGCCACCAGCAGAATGAACGCGGCAAGCTCGAAGGGATACACAAAGGTCGTGTACAGCTCGCTGCCCAGCGCCAGGGTGTTGGACGTTCCGGCAGGCGCGGCCGCCGGTGCCGGGAAGACGGACAGGCCAAAACTCTGCGGACCGACGATGAATCCCAGCTCGATCACCATCACAAGCGCGACGAACACGCCAACCGGCAGATTACGGACGAATCCTTCACGCAGGGGCGCCATGTTGATGTCCAGCATCATCACCACGAACAGGAACAGCACCATGACCGCACCGACATAGACGAGCAGCAGCACGATCCCCAGGAACTCCGCCTCCATGAGGACCCAGACGAGGGCCGTGGAGAAGAAGGTCAGCACCAGAAACAACGCAGCGTGCACGGGGTTCTTGACGGTCACGACACGGATCGCCGACAACACGGCCGACGAAGCGAAAACGTAGAACAGGAATTGATAAAGGGTCATGCTCTGGTCCTTAACGGTAGCGCGCGTCGACGAGCCGATCGGCGGCGATCTGCGGTTCCAGTCGGTCGCCGATTTCCAACAGGCGATCCTTGGTCATGATCTGTTCGCCCTGATGCTCGAAGTGATACTCGAACACTCGCGTCTCCACGATTGAGTCAACCGGGCAGGCCTCTTCGCAGAATCCGCAGTAGATGCACTTGAACAGATCGATATCGTAACGGGTGGTTCGACGAGTGCCGTCTTCCCGCTGTTCCGACTCGATGGTGATCGCCAGAGCCGGACACACGGCCTCGCACAGCTTGCAGGCGATGCAGCGCTCTTCGCCATTGGCGTAACGACGCAGCGCATGCAGCCCGCGGAAACGCGGCGACTGGGGCGTCTTCTCTTCGGGATACTGCACAGTGAACTTGTGGCCGAAGAAATACTTACCGGTAACCGATAACCCGAGGAAAAGCTCCCACAGGAACCAGGTCTTGAAAAAATGTTTGACTGCGGTCATGTCACGTTACCTCCAGGTCCTCCGTCAGGAAAACCAGGGCCCCACTTTGAAGTACACCAGCACACCCTCGACGAAAATCCACAAAATGGTGACCGGAATGAAGACTTTCCAGCCCAGGCGCATGATCTGGTCGTAGCGGTAGCGCGGGAAGGTCGCGCGGAACCACAGGAAGAGAAACAGCAACAGCGCGATTTTCACGAAGAACCAGAGAATGCCCGGCACGAACGACAGGACGGACTCCAGCGGCGTTCCCTGGAACGGCGACAGCCAACCGCCGAGGAACATGACGGCCGTCAGTGCGGAAATCAGGATCATGCTGGCGTATTCGGCCAACATGAACAGGGCGAAGGTGATGCCGGAATATTCCACGTGGAAACCGGCCACCAGTTCGGATTCGCCCTCGGTGATATCGAACGGCGCGCGGTTGGTTTCGGCAACACCGGACACGAAATACACCACGAACATCGGCAGCAGCGGCAACCAGTACCAGTTCAGCACACCACCCGACTGATGCTCGACGATTTCGGACAGGTTGAGCGTCTTGGCCGCCATCAGCACGCCGACCAGCGCGAAGCCCATGGCCAGTTCGTAGGCAACCTTGTGGGCCGCCGAGCGCATGCCGCCGAGGAGCGCGTACTTGGAGTTGGACGCCCAACCCGCCAGGATCACGCCATAGACGCCGGCCGCACCGATCGCCAGCACATACAGCAGGCCAGCATTGATGTTCGCCAGCACCCAGCCCTTGTCGAACGGGATCACTGCCCAGGCCACGAAGGCGGCAACCAGAATCAGAACCGGCGCGAGATAGAAGATGAACGGGTTGGCGACCTGCGGCGTGATGATTTCCTTGAACAGGAGCTTGAACACGTCCGCGAACGGCTGGAGCATGCCCTTGAAGCCGACCCGGTTCGGGCCGATCCGCACCTGCATGTAGCCGATGACCTTACGCTCGAAATACGTGAGATAGGCGACCGCGATCACCAGGGGCAACAGGATGACGAGCACCAGCAGCGTATTGACGATGAAGTACTGCCAGTCTGTGGGCAGCCAGCCCAGGATCGGGGACAGGAATTCCGTCAGCATGTTACGGCCTCCTGAACGATCTGCACTGCACCGCTCACCATCGGCAAGGTTGATTCGATCGTACCGGCATAAACCACGATCGTACCCGGCGCGACACCCTCGTCGATCTGTATCGGCAGGCACACGCTACCACCAGACTGCTGAACCGTTATCACATCCCCGTTTGCCCAACCTTCCCGCGTGGCGTCAGCCGGGTTCACCAGGCAGTGGCGCTGACGATCGGCCTGGACCGTCGCCTGCAGGGACGGAGACCGGCGAACGATACCATCAACGGCATACATGCCGACCGGCGCGATACGGACCCAGCCTTGCGCGTCCGCATTATCGGTCGAGGGTGTCACCGCACCCAGCACATCACTGTGGTTGCTCAGATTGACCTGGGCGCAGGCCGTCTGTACTTCGGCACGAATCTCGTTCGTATCCATGTAATCGAAACCGTTCAGATCCAGCAAATTGCCCAGGACACGCAACACCTTCCAGGCGGGGCGCGACTGACCGAGGCTGCGCACGACCCCGCGCTGGGATTGCCAGCGGCCTTCGCCATTGACCCAGGTACCGGCCGTTTCGACCGCCGTACCGACTGGCAGCAGGACATCGGCATAACGGCGCATGGCATCAGTCACCTGACTGGCGCAGGCGAGGACGAACTCCGAGGCGGCCAGCGCTTCGATGGCAGCCGCGCCGGCGCTGCTGTCGCATTCGGGTTCGACACCGAGCAGCAGCATGGCCGGCTTGGGGGCGGCCAGCATCTGCGCGGCATTCGCCCCGACGCCTACGGCCTGTGCACCTCCGGCGACGCGGTGCGGCACCGCACCGGCCAGCCAGGCACCCGGCGCATTCCCGCCCTGAGGAAGAATGCCCAGGGCAGCACCGGTAGATTTGGCCAACTGGGTGGCGAGATAGCGGATTGCGCCGAAGTTGGCGTCGTTGCCGGCAAGATGGCCGAGGAAAATCGCGCCTTGCTTGCCCGCATTCAGATCGGCAAGAAGTGCCGACACGAGTTTTTCCGACACCGGAGCCGACTCGACCAGATTTTCCGGAAGATTGATGCCAGCACCGCGGCAAAGCGCGATCAGGGTGTCGAGCATCCCGCCTCGGGCCGAACTGGCCCATTGCGTCGCAGCAAAGTTCAGATCCTGCGTGAAGGGATGGACCAGATGCACCTTGACGCCCCGCTTCAGGGCCGCCTGACGAACCCGATGACCGAAGAGCGGAATTTCCTCCCGGATGCTCGAGCCGATGACCACGATGGTCTTCAGCTGATTGATCTGGGCGATGTCCATGCCCAACCAGGGCATCACGGGATCACCGCCATCCGCCGAGAAGTCGATCTGGCGCAGACGGTGATCGATGTTGTTCGAACCCAAGCCTCGAATCAGTTTCTGGAACAGGTAATGCTCCTCGAGGCTGGCATTCGGCGATACGAGACCGCCGAGGGCGGCTGCACCCTGCTGCTGGACGATGGCCTGCAGGCTTTCGGCGGCATACGCCAGCGCCGTATCCCAGTCGACAGTCGCCCAGGCACCGTCCCGCTTGATCATCGGCTCGGTCAGGCGATCCTGCGTAAACAGGCCTTCGTAGGCGAAGCGATCCCGGTCGGACAACCAGGTTTCATTGATCAGATCGTTGTCCCGCGGCACGGTCCGCATGATCCGTCCATCGCGGGTATGCAGATAGAGGTTGCTGCCGAAGGCATCGTGGGTGGAGATGTGCGGCTGCTGGATCAGTTCCCAGGGGCGCGCGGTATACCGTGAGGGCTTGGCCGTCAGGGCGCCCACCGGACACAGGTCGATCATGTTGCCGGACAGCTCGGAACTCACGCTCTTGGCGATATAGGTACCGATCT
The Halothiobacillus diazotrophicus DNA segment above includes these coding regions:
- a CDS encoding NADH-quinone oxidoreductase subunit J — encoded protein: MTLYQFLFYVFASSAVLSAIRVVTVKNPVHAALFLVLTFFSTALVWVLMEAEFLGIVLLLVYVGAVMVLFLFVVMMLDINMAPLREGFVRNLPVGVFVALVMVIELGFIVGPQSFGLSVFPAPAAAPAGTSNTLALGSELYTTFVYPFELAAFILLVAIVAAISLAHRKREGVLYQNIDAQVRVRRDDRVRMVKMAPSTAAQASQAESADNPSKSA
- the nuoL gene encoding NADH-quinone oxidoreductase subunit L; the protein is MKLVYLGVVLAPLFGAILAGLFGRQLGRTGAHRITILGVAVAFALSLYSFYAHVWGGLPTFDEAVYTWAATDSFHFDVGFLIDHLTVLMMVVVTGVSLMVHIYTIGYMQDDPGYQRFFSYISLFTFSMLMLVMANNFMQLFFGWEAVGLVSYLLIGFWFKKETAIFANLKAFIVNRVGDFGFLLGIAAILMYTNTVDYGTFFDRLPTLTGVTVQYWPGMEWSLPTVIALLLFIGAMGKSAQVPLHVWLPDSMEGPTPISALIHAATMVTAGIFMVARFSPLFEMSEAALSFIMVIGAITALFMGLLGIVQNDIKRVIAYSTLSQLGYMTVALGASAYSAAIFHLMTHAFFKALLFLAAGSVIIAMHHEQDIRKMGGLWKYMPVTFATFLIGSLALIGFPGTSGFFSKDTIIEAVHASTLPGANFAYWAVLIGVFVTAFYTFRMFFLVFFGEGRMDAHTRSHLQESPKVVTVPLVLLAVPALLVGFFAIDPLLYAGFFGSSISVQPAHDVLAELHAHYHGAVSMMLHGLATPVFWLAMAGVGLSALMYLGMPDTLPALFARIFALPKRILDGAYGFDDFNNAVFAGGSRLLGRGLWRVGDVRVIDGWLVNGTAALVGFTAGQWRRIQTGYLYHYAFVMILGLIGLLTWIVFLR
- the nuoG gene encoding NADH-quinone oxidoreductase subunit NuoG, coding for MITIEVDGHSLRGRQGDMLIEVTDQAGITIPRFCYHRKLSIAANCRMCLVEVERAPKPLPACSTPISEGMRVQTRSPKALAAQRATMEFLLINHPLDCPICDQGGECELQDLAMGYGEGVGQYSETKRVVKDKDIGSLIATDMTRCIHCTRCVRFGEEIAGLKELGVVGRSDHMEIGTYIAKSVSSELSGNMIDLCPVGALTAKPSRYTARPWELIQQPHISTHDAFGSNLYLHTRDGRIMRTVPRDNDLINETWLSDRDRFAYEGLFTQDRLTEPMIKRDGAWATVDWDTALAYAAESLQAIVQQQGAAALGGLVSPNASLEEHYLFQKLIRGLGSNNIDHRLRQIDFSADGGDPVMPWLGMDIAQINQLKTIVVIGSSIREEIPLFGHRVRQAALKRGVKVHLVHPFTQDLNFAATQWASSARGGMLDTLIALCRGAGINLPENLVESAPVSEKLVSALLADLNAGKQGAIFLGHLAGNDANFGAIRYLATQLAKSTGAALGILPQGGNAPGAWLAGAVPHRVAGGAQAVGVGANAAQMLAAPKPAMLLLGVEPECDSSAGAAAIEALAASEFVLACASQVTDAMRRYADVLLPVGTAVETAGTWVNGEGRWQSQRGVVRSLGQSRPAWKVLRVLGNLLDLNGFDYMDTNEIRAEVQTACAQVNLSNHSDVLGAVTPSTDNADAQGWVRIAPVGMYAVDGIVRRSPSLQATVQADRQRHCLVNPADATREGWANGDVITVQQSGGSVCLPIQIDEGVAPGTIVVYAGTIESTLPMVSGAVQIVQEAVTC
- the nuoH gene encoding NADH-quinone oxidoreductase subunit NuoH, whose amino-acid sequence is MLTEFLSPILGWLPTDWQYFIVNTLLVLVILLPLVIAVAYLTYFERKVIGYMQVRIGPNRVGFKGMLQPFADVFKLLFKEIITPQVANPFIFYLAPVLILVAAFVAWAVIPFDKGWVLANINAGLLYVLAIGAAGVYGVILAGWASNSKYALLGGMRSAAHKVAYELAMGFALVGVLMAAKTLNLSEIVEHQSGGVLNWYWLPLLPMFVVYFVSGVAETNRAPFDITEGESELVAGFHVEYSGITFALFMLAEYASMILISALTAVMFLGGWLSPFQGTPLESVLSFVPGILWFFVKIALLLFLFLWFRATFPRYRYDQIMRLGWKVFIPVTILWIFVEGVLVYFKVGPWFS
- a CDS encoding NADH-quinone oxidoreductase subunit M, coding for MFSSWLSSWLSSWLSSWPILSLIVWFPIAAGLIVMLFGARNTQFARWFAFASTLLVFLISALLIPGFHTDTYAMQFVEQAPWIPQFGINYHLGVDGISLPLIVLTTFTTVLVIVAAWEVIQEKAHQYLAAFLIMEGMMNGTFAALDAIVFYFFFEGMLIPMFIIIGVWGGPKRVYATIKFFLYTFLGSVFMLIALIYMYFKGGSFAILDLQQLPLTMTEQILIFLAFLIAFAVKIPMWPVHTWLPDAHVEAPTGGSVILAAIMLKIGGYGFLRFSLPITPDAAHFLDWFIIAISLVAIVYIGFVALVQSDMKKLVAYSSISHMGFVTLGLFIIFMIATNPANTAGTGVNLALEGAMIQMISHGLISAAMFLSIGVLYDRLHSREISTYGGVVNTMPWFGALVVVFAMANVGLPGTSGFVGEFMVILASFKANFWIAFLAALTLIIGASYTLWMVKRVIFGDVRSDAVAGLSDLNMREGWILGILAFLIIVLGIWPNPVLDIMHATIEHLAHQALTSKL
- the nuoI gene encoding NADH-quinone oxidoreductase subunit NuoI, producing MTAVKHFFKTWFLWELFLGLSVTGKYFFGHKFTVQYPEEKTPQSPRFRGLHALRRYANGEERCIACKLCEAVCPALAITIESEQREDGTRRTTRYDIDLFKCIYCGFCEEACPVDSIVETRVFEYHFEHQGEQIMTKDRLLEIGDRLEPQIAADRLVDARYR
- the nuoK gene encoding NADH-quinone oxidoreductase subunit NuoK — translated: MISLSQFLIFGAILFSISVAGIFLNRKNVLVLLMAIELMLLAVNVNFIAFAHYLGDINGQVFVFFVLTVAAAEAAIGLAILVTLFRNRRTINVEDLTAMKG